Proteins encoded by one window of Syntrophales bacterium:
- a CDS encoding ferritin family protein, whose protein sequence is MEERLKALEVALKNEHQEYEFYMKQAARTTNPLGKKMFELIAADEKEHCQRIGELYEVWKNNAQWPETVPLSVRGEKVGQHLRGVIDNLKDANVADTDDRRALEIAIEFEANGAVYYARLRDEVEDPREKAFFNLLSDMEHEHFVVLKELLEFFEDPSSWYRKVERTGLDGA, encoded by the coding sequence ATGGAAGAAAGGTTGAAGGCGTTGGAAGTTGCCCTAAAAAACGAGCATCAGGAATATGAGTTTTACATGAAGCAAGCGGCACGAACTACAAATCCTCTTGGGAAAAAGATGTTTGAGCTTATTGCGGCGGACGAGAAGGAACATTGTCAGAGGATAGGTGAACTTTACGAAGTTTGGAAAAACAATGCGCAGTGGCCGGAAACTGTCCCCTTGAGCGTAAGAGGTGAGAAGGTAGGTCAGCATCTCCGTGGCGTTATAGATAATTTGAAGGATGCTAACGTCGCTGATACCGATGACAGGAGAGCTCTAGAGATAGCCATAGAATTCGAAGCAAACGGAGCTGTCTACTATGCCCGTCTTCGCGACGAGGTTGAAGATCCTCGTGAGAAAGCTTTTTTTAATCTTCTCTCGGATATGGAACATGAACACTTCGTTGTTCTTAAAGAACTGCTGGAGTTTTTCGAAGATCCCTCATCGTGGTATAGAAAGGTGGAACGAACAGGATTGGATGGTGCCTGA
- the mnmG gene encoding tRNA uridine-5-carboxymethylaminomethyl(34) synthesis enzyme MnmG, producing MKRQFDIIVIGAGHAGCEAALAAARMGCETLLFNISLDTIALMSCNPAVGGLAKGQLVKEIDALGGEMAKVADKTAVHFRLLNSSKGPAVQSTRVQCDKQLYRLTMKSTVEKQSRLHIRQSLVDRLIVEDGKVIGVEDQLGVFYGAEAVVITTGTFLNGLIHIGTTRIPAGRAGEMASIKLAECLKSLGFEMGRMKTGTPPRLKASTIDFSRLERQDSDPDPEPFSFKTEKLREERLPSFFSYTTTLTHELIRKNISESALYSGRIKGIGARYCPSLEDKVMRFVDKERHPVVLEIEGLDTEEVYAKGLGNSMPPDLQEKIVHSVPGLEEAEIMRYAYAIEYDFIQPTQLLPTLETKIIRGLYLAGQINGTSGYEEAAAQGLWAGINAACAVQGRPPFLLTRADAYMAVLIDDLITKGVDEPYRMFTSRAEYRLILREDNATLRLSEKGYELGLISKEDIERIREHSRKIEESIRRLSSKKIYPTAEINTILEKMGTAPLRTTVTMFQLLKRDGLTYDDLQQLPDWEPIEDRFVKKQIEIEAKYEGYIKRQREAVEKLKSQEQKKIPPELNYDEIPGLSNELKMKLKKVRPLTIAQAERIPGMTGAAISAILIAMKKRELLEKIKETSVNPTAEDEKRSPYEPRTHIA from the coding sequence ATGAAGAGACAGTTTGACATAATCGTTATTGGGGCTGGCCACGCGGGTTGTGAAGCAGCCCTCGCAGCAGCGCGAATGGGTTGTGAAACTCTGCTTTTTAACATCAGCCTTGATACTATTGCCCTCATGTCCTGCAATCCCGCTGTGGGGGGACTGGCAAAAGGGCAACTTGTGAAGGAAATAGACGCCCTCGGTGGGGAAATGGCTAAAGTGGCCGACAAAACTGCTGTACATTTCCGCCTCCTAAATTCTTCAAAAGGACCGGCAGTGCAGTCAACAAGAGTGCAGTGCGATAAGCAACTCTACCGCCTCACCATGAAGTCTACTGTGGAAAAACAGTCCCGACTGCATATCCGTCAATCCCTTGTGGATCGCCTTATAGTCGAGGATGGCAAGGTCATAGGTGTGGAGGATCAATTAGGTGTGTTCTATGGAGCAGAGGCTGTGGTGATTACCACAGGAACATTCTTAAACGGTCTTATCCACATAGGTACAACCCGGATTCCTGCGGGACGGGCCGGAGAAATGGCTTCTATAAAGCTCGCAGAGTGCCTAAAATCTCTTGGCTTTGAAATGGGGAGAATGAAAACGGGAACCCCACCCCGTCTTAAAGCATCCACAATTGACTTCTCACGACTTGAACGTCAAGACAGCGATCCAGATCCAGAACCTTTCTCTTTTAAAACAGAAAAACTTAGGGAAGAACGTCTCCCTTCCTTTTTCAGCTATACCACAACCCTGACCCACGAATTGATAAGGAAAAACATTTCGGAATCCGCCCTATATTCGGGCAGGATAAAAGGAATCGGTGCCCGATACTGTCCCTCCCTCGAGGACAAAGTCATGCGGTTTGTTGACAAAGAACGTCATCCCGTAGTTCTGGAAATAGAGGGACTAGACACAGAGGAGGTCTACGCCAAAGGTTTGGGTAACAGCATGCCACCTGATCTTCAGGAAAAGATTGTTCACAGTGTACCAGGATTGGAAGAAGCGGAGATCATGAGGTATGCATACGCCATTGAATACGACTTTATCCAACCGACCCAACTTCTTCCTACACTGGAAACAAAGATCATACGTGGGCTATATCTGGCAGGCCAGATCAACGGCACATCAGGATACGAGGAAGCAGCTGCTCAGGGCCTATGGGCAGGCATCAATGCCGCCTGTGCTGTCCAGGGAAGACCTCCATTTTTATTAACCAGAGCCGACGCTTATATGGCTGTACTCATAGACGATCTAATAACTAAAGGTGTAGATGAACCATACAGGATGTTTACCTCCCGGGCAGAGTACCGTTTGATTCTGCGGGAGGATAACGCCACGTTAAGACTCTCAGAGAAAGGCTACGAACTAGGGTTGATCTCCAAGGAAGATATAGAAAGAATAAGGGAACACTCGAGAAAAATCGAAGAAAGTATACGCCGACTCTCCTCAAAAAAGATCTATCCAACAGCCGAAATAAACACAATACTCGAAAAGATGGGCACTGCTCCCCTCAGAACCACGGTGACAATGTTCCAGCTCCTCAAAAGAGACGGATTAACCTACGACGATCTTCAGCAGCTACCGGATTGGGAACCCATAGAGGACCGTTTTGTGAAAAAACAAATCGAAATAGAGGCCAAATACGAAGGTTATATAAAAAGGCAAAGAGAAGCTGTAGAAAAACTGAAAAGCCAGGAGCAGAAAAAGATACCACCGGAACTAAACTACGACGAAATTCCTGGACTATCCAATGAATTGAAGATGAAACTAAAAAAAGTCCGACCCCTAACCATCGCCCAGGCCGAAAGGATACCAGGCATGACAGGTGCTGCCATAAGCGCTATTCTCATTGCCATGAAAAAAAGGGAGCTTCTGGAGAAGATCAAAGAAACGTCCGTAAATCCCACCGCTGAAGATGAAAAACGTTCCCCTTATGAACCCCGTACGCACATTGCTTGA
- a CDS encoding class I SAM-dependent methyltransferase: protein MKNVPLMNPVRTLLEKLKKNLVERDLVSEADDYWKMSDFSDRIRDQSHWCGEGRWTEKRWFTYGDFYGGMIDTYLKTHYGPSYAEHTKNMVALDWGCGGGAISRVLTDRFGLVYGIEISPATLQACERRMKILGKRNFVGIVIAAYAPEEVIEKCGKESVDFILSIAVFKHFPSKEYTKRILKVFSSLLKPNALALIQYRYDNGSPKYKQKNNNYAKNVITMTSFTPEEFQTATAEAGLHIIATQRDGDNQEENHQYAFIRRAS from the coding sequence ATGAAAAACGTTCCCCTTATGAACCCCGTACGCACATTGCTTGAGAAACTCAAAAAAAATCTTGTTGAGAGGGATCTCGTTAGCGAAGCAGATGATTACTGGAAAATGAGCGATTTTTCAGATCGTATCAGGGATCAGTCTCACTGGTGTGGGGAAGGGCGGTGGACTGAAAAACGTTGGTTTACCTATGGTGATTTCTATGGTGGGATGATCGATACTTATTTAAAAACTCACTACGGCCCCTCCTATGCGGAACACACCAAAAACATGGTAGCACTGGACTGGGGATGTGGTGGAGGGGCGATCAGCAGAGTCCTAACCGATCGATTCGGCCTCGTATATGGCATAGAGATTTCGCCGGCAACCCTCCAGGCCTGTGAGAGAAGAATGAAAATCCTAGGCAAAAGGAACTTCGTAGGGATAGTTATTGCAGCTTATGCTCCGGAAGAAGTAATTGAAAAATGCGGAAAGGAGAGCGTGGACTTCATCCTCAGCATAGCTGTTTTTAAACACTTCCCATCGAAGGAGTACACAAAGAGGATTCTTAAAGTTTTCTCCTCCCTTTTAAAACCCAATGCCTTAGCATTAATTCAGTATCGATACGACAATGGATCACCGAAATACAAACAGAAGAACAACAACTACGCAAAAAACGTGATCACCATGACATCTTTTACACCAGAGGAGTTCCAGACGGCCACAGCAGAGGCTGGCCTCCATATAATAGCTACACAACGAGACGGAGACAACCAGGAAGAAAATCACCAATACGCCTTTATTCGGCGGGCATCATAA